A region from the Triticum urartu cultivar G1812 chromosome 1, Tu2.1, whole genome shotgun sequence genome encodes:
- the LOC125532805 gene encoding vegetative cell wall protein gp1-like — MGKSLNWRRGAAAGGLVDLRRWIEPAEDNRDTSPASGEKATMYLFLPCSFSPLASVPPVLTIFPSLYLFSLTGDNHGRCVRKQQLPSSSPASPVTSSASVPAPTTDPLASSLPDPSPRPGGRSPSSSIPTRRPSPRKPPPSPANPRSSSSVEIRASLPSRLAIDRIWRPEAGSAAQQPVPVLASAIGTSLAGALLRRRHGPLLVQARDEDDVQAAPSPWWASLSLRPSPTSVAASSPTGLGPILQVPMSPCR, encoded by the exons ATGGGCAAGTCCTTGAACTGGCGTAGGGGCGCGGCGGCTGGCGGATTGGTGGACCTGCGACGGTGGATCGAGCCCGCAGAGGACAACAGGGACACCTCGCCAGCGTCGGGTGAAAAGGCCACAATGTACCTCTTTTTG CCCTGCTCCTTTTCCCCTCTTGCTTCCGTACCTCCCGTTCTCACGATCTTCCCCTCCCTCTATCTGTTTTCGCTCACAGGAGACAACCATGGGCGCTGTGTTCGCAAGCAGCAGCTGCCGTCGTCTTCCCCCGCCTCGCCTGTGACCTCCTCTGCATCGGTTCCGGCCCCGACGACTGATCCCCTTGCCTCCTCGTT GCCCGATCCTTCCCCTCGTCCAGGAGGTAGGAGCCCGAGCTCCTCGATCCCTACTCGCCGGCCAAGTCCTCGCAAGCCACCACCCTCGCCGGCGAACCCCAG GTCGTCGTCGTCGGTGGAGATCCGCGCCTCCCTGCCGTCTCGCCTCGCCATCGACCGGATCTGGCGCCCCGAGGCCGGATCCGCCGCCCAGCAACCCGTTCCAGTCCTCGCGAGCGCCATCGGAACCTCCCTCGCCGGAGCTTTGCTACGCCGTCGCCATGGTCCTCTGCTCGTGCAGGCGCGAGACGAGGACGACGTCCAGGCCGCCCCCTCGCCCTGGTGGGCCTCGCTCAGCCTCAGGCCTAGCCCAACTTCTGTTGCGGCCTCCTCACCGACTGGGCTTGGCCCAAT